From a region of the Solanum stenotomum isolate F172 chromosome 2, ASM1918654v1, whole genome shotgun sequence genome:
- the LOC125854250 gene encoding NAC domain-containing protein 1-like has protein sequence MKYTDEDLIRCLMKFIRGMPIEYHDIPYIDLYGNKEPAELFQNSGNNHANYFFTQLKRKTIKGKNFNRSIVGGRKWKGRDNSKEILDKERSRIGYKKTFRFDEESSIEDKESVYWIVKEYCLDKTTMDVLRERGEIRHEDYVVCFITKKVNLGKNHQDIPITTENIVPDCVSNSLRDHDGWLYAAKIWQLPSLDEPFKVLTDEELDYFDTPDAEYPHAYI, from the coding sequence ATGAAATATACGGATGAAGATCTGATAAGGTGTTTAATGAAATTCATTCGTGGAATGCCTATCGAATACCATGATATTCCGTATATAGACTTATACGGTAACAAAGAGCCAGCtgaattatttcaaaattcagGTAATAATCATGCAAACTATTTCTTTACTCAGTTAAAGAGAAAAACGATCAAGGGTAAAAACTTCAACAGATCAATTGTTGGAGGTCGCAAATGGAAAGGACGAGACAATAGTAAAGAAATTTTGGACAAGGAAAGATCAAGGATTGGGTACAAGAAAACTTTTCGTTTTGATGAAGAAAGTAGCATTGAAGATAAAGAAAGCGTATACTGGATTGTGAAAGAATATTGTCTTGATAAAACTACAATGGATGTACTAAGAGAACGCGGCGAAATCAGACATGAAGACTATGTTGTGTGTTTCATTACAAAGAAAGTTAATTTAGGTAAAAATCATCAAGATATTCCTATAACAACCGAGAATATAGTTCCTGATTGTGTCTCAAATTCGTTGAGAGATCATGATGGATGGTTATATGCTGCAAAAATTTGGCAGCTACCATCATTGGATGAACCGTTTAAAGTCTTGACTGATGAAGAATTGGATTACTTTGATACGCCTGATGCTGAATATCCACACGCATATATATGA